A DNA window from Plasmodium brasilianum strain Bolivian I chromosome 12, whole genome shotgun sequence contains the following coding sequences:
- a CDS encoding hypothetical protein (conserved Plasmodium protein), producing MSFQETKSDFYPRDDLHNFYPYICHTGNEKIINNSHNDRTLYGASDMLNLEKSHKNNDINYINKMYNKTQLYYPHDRTIQNDATNVFSNSFYETKEHLNKHITVSNGNSRDKKIFRKNACTHSCNRYYNCPVDIGDSDNMNCVHNKNNKGKSKIKLKYHCDDYDDDNYNDSGESDDYDRVSRNKDYSSCYENSHKYTSKKEGRNKTVIHITTDHNLSEDDCRMYNDENILNSEKKKKKDLEKNLWGNTFFPK from the coding sequence ATGAGCTTTCAAGAGACCAAGTCAGATTTTTACCCGCGTGATGACCTTCATAATTTCTATCCTTACATATGCCATAcaggaaatgaaaaaataattaataactCGCATAATGATCGAACGCTATATGGTGCAAGTGATATgttaaatttagaaaaatcgcataaaaataatgatataaattatattaataaaatgtacaacAAAACGCAACTATACTACCCACATGATAGAACAATTCAAAATGATGCAACCAACGTGTTTTCAAACTCATTTTATGAAACTAAAGAACATTTAAATAAGCATATAACAGTAAGTAATGGGAATAGTcgtgataaaaaaatatttcggAAAAATGCCTGTACGCATAGTTGTAACAGATATTATAACTGCCCAGTTGATATTGGCGATAGTGACAATATGAATTgtgtacataataaaaataataaagggaaaagtaaaattaagcTGAAGTATCACTGTGATGATTATGACGATGATAATTATAACGACAGCGGTGAAAGTGACGATTATGATAGAGTTAGTAGGAATAAGGATTATAGTTCTTGCTATGAAAACTCACACAAATATACATCAAAAAAGGAAGGTAGAAATAAAACAGTAATACATATTACAACTGATCATAACTTAAGTGAAGATGATTGTAGAATGTacaatgatgaaaatatacttaattccgaaaaaaaaaaaaaaaaagacctagaaaaaaatttatgggGAAATACCTTTTTTccgaaataa